The following is a genomic window from Hymenobacter gelipurpurascens.
TGCCATGAAGGCCGCTCAGGAAAAGGAAACCCAAACCCGCAAAGGCGGCCGCCCCGCCCTCGATGCGGATACTGACGGCTCGGATGCGGATTCTGACACGGGCGCTTCGGATGTATCGCCGAAGAAACCGCGCAAGACCCGCCGTTCGTAATTCTGGATAGCGCAAAAAAGCCCTTTCTGCTACTGTAGAAAGGGCTTTTTCTTTGGTGGCCATTTTCCTGCCGCCTTTTGCTTAGCTGTATCCTAATGACGTGGCCAAGTAGTGGCCTAGAAGCTCACAGGAGTTCGTGATTCTTCTCTGCCTGCCACTGCTAGGCCACTCCGGCATGCGGTAGGCCACTTGGCTACTCAGCCAGATTGGTTTCCGGCGTGGTTTTTGGCTTTCTTGGCTTGCACTTCCATTCCCTCCTTTCCTATGCGCCTGTTCTTTGCCCCTCTCCTGTTGGCCGTCTTGCTGAGTGCCTGCGCCGTGGAAGCCCAACAGCCTACCAAGTCACATGCAACCAAGCAAAAAGCAAAGCCGATGAAGCCGAAAACTGCTGCCAAAGCTTCCGTTGCTGCTGAGCCGGTTATCGTGTTTCGCCGGACGCCCTGCTACGGCACCTGCCCGCATTATGAGGCCACTATTTACCCTGATGGTCGCGTGCAATACGAAGGCCTGCAGTATGCCCCGGTAGAAGGCAAGCGGGAGTTCAAGCTCCCGATGGCGGTGGTAAACCAGATCAAGCAGGACGCGGATCAAATCGGCTTTTTTCAGATGAAAGAGCACTACCCCACGCGGTTTACCGATATGCCTTCCACCTTCCTCACCATCCGGAGGACCGATGGCACAATGAAGCTAGTGCAGGCCGAGGACAGCATACCGCCGTCCTTACAAAAGCTCTTCGACTACATTCACGCAGAAGTAGTAAAAGGCCTAGGCGTAACTAAATAGTGGCCTAGGAGTTGATAAAAACAGAAAAGGGTGGCCTAGACTGCAGTCTAGGCCACCCTTTTGCTTGCTATCCGATGATGGCTAGTTCTTGCGCACCCGCTCCAGCACCAGTTGGTTCATAGGATTAGGCGTGAGGCCCTGCACGTTGTTCTGGGTCAGGCGCACTACTTCGTCATAATACAGCGCAATGACGGGTGCTTCTTCTACAATGATGCGGTCCATCTGGCGGTAGAGATCGTAGCGCTTTTCGGTGTTCTGCTCCAGCTTGGCCTGCTCGTAGAGGCGGTCGTAGGCCAGGTTCTTGAAGTGGGTTTTGTTGGGGCCGGCCGGCGAGAAGTTCTTGCTATAGAACAGAGCCAGATAGTTTTCGGCATCGGGGTAGTCGCCGAGCCAGCTTTTGGTGAAGAATGCACTACTGCCGTTATCCACCATTTCCTGGTGGGCGGCGGCCTGATTCACGTCGATATCCACCTGCACACCTACATCGGCCCAGTTTTTCTGCAGGTACTCGCACACCTCCTTACGTTCCGCTACCGTGGCTAGGCGCAGGTGCAGCGGGTGGCGTTGGTCATAGCCGGCCTGTTTCAGCAGTTGCCGCGCCTTGGCCGGCTGATACGTGTAGCCAGGCACCAGCTTCTGGCTATACGATGGCAGGGAAGCCGGCACAAAGCCTGAAAGGCCTGGCACGCCTACATTATTGAGGAAGTAGGCCAGTAACTCGGGCTTATTGAGGGCATAGTTCAGCGCCTGGCGCACGCGCTTATCCTGGAGGGCTTTGCCGGCCTCGGCGTTGTCGCCGCGCAGGCGGGCGGGGTCCTGCTGCAGGCCTAAGTACTCCGTGTTGAGGTAGGGCACTTTCTGCAGTCGGAACTTGCCCAGGAAGTCTTCGCGCACGGTACCATCGGGGTACATAATCAGGTCGCGCGAGCCGGCCCGAATGCCACTGAGGAAATCCAGCTTGCCTTGCATGAAAGTCAGGAACTCCGTTTTGCGGTCCTGAATGAAGCTGATCTGTACAGCATCGAGGTAAGGTAAAGGCTTGCCTTGCGCATCCTTACGCCAGTAGTTGGGGTTGCGGTGGTAGATGATGGCGTTGCCTTCATCCCACTCCTTGAAGATAAAAGGCCCCGTACCCACCGGATGCTCCCGGAAAT
Proteins encoded in this region:
- a CDS encoding DUF6438 domain-containing protein, which produces MRLFFAPLLLAVLLSACAVEAQQPTKSHATKQKAKPMKPKTAAKASVAAEPVIVFRRTPCYGTCPHYEATIYPDGRVQYEGLQYAPVEGKREFKLPMAVVNQIKQDADQIGFFQMKEHYPTRFTDMPSTFLTIRRTDGTMKLVQAEDSIPPSLQKLFDYIHAEVVKGLGVTK
- a CDS encoding ABC transporter substrate-binding protein, translating into MFPFSRRAVGSAFALLPLLTACSDTGPATDARRVFRYNQPEALTSLDPAFTNKQANIWAATQLYNGLVELDDSLKPGPAIARRYSISPDGKTYTFTLRPRVHFHDAEVFPGGKGRAVVAQDFVYSFKRLLDGPTASPGGWIFRGKVLEDAKGEPADTCFVAVNDSTLRVYLKEPFIPFLGILTMPYAYVVPREAVQKYGKDFREHPVGTGPFIFKEWDEGNAIIYHRNPNYWRKDAQGKPLPYLDAVQISFIQDRKTEFLTFMQGKLDFLSGIRAGSRDLIMYPDGTVREDFLGKFRLQKVPYLNTEYLGLQQDPARLRGDNAEAGKALQDKRVRQALNYALNKPELLAYFLNNVGVPGLSGFVPASLPSYSQKLVPGYTYQPAKARQLLKQAGYDQRHPLHLRLATVAERKEVCEYLQKNWADVGVQVDIDVNQAAAHQEMVDNGSSAFFTKSWLGDYPDAENYLALFYSKNFSPAGPNKTHFKNLAYDRLYEQAKLEQNTEKRYDLYRQMDRIIVEEAPVIALYYDEVVRLTQNNVQGLTPNPMNQLVLERVRKN